The Bacillus sp. B-jedd sequence CATAGCTCATGACAGGCACTTCTTTAAAGCCTGCTTCGTCAAGGCCGGCGCGGATTGCCGCAACGAATCCGTCCATCATATTGGATGGGGCGATAATATCGGCCCCTGCTTTTGCCTGGCTGACAGCTGTCTGGACCAATAGCTCAAGCGATGGATCGTTCAGGACGCGGTTGCCTTCTACAACGCCGCAATGGCCATGGCTTGTATACTCGCAAAGGCAAGTATCAGCGACAACAATCAGTTCGGAATGGCGTTCTTTTATTAAGCGGGTCGCCACCTGGACGATACCGTGATCATGGTAGGCACCGGAACCGCATTCGTCTTTTGTGGCCGGTACGCCGAACAGAATGACTGACTTAATGCCAAGGGATACGATTTCATCGATTTCCGGCCCAAGCAGGTCCATGGAAATCTGGAAAACTCCCGGCATGGACGGAACCTCATTTTTGATATTCTCCCCTTCAATGATGAATAGAGGATAAATAAAATCCTCCGCATGAAGATGGGTTTCCCTGACTAATGCCCTCATATTTGCGCTTGTGCGCAGGCGGCGATGACGTGAAAATTGAAGTTCCATTCTGTTAACCTCCGGACTTTTTCTGGCAAAACCAGTTTTCTTTTTTCTATAGTTTATCGTTTTTATGGATGCTTTC is a genomic window containing:
- the hemB gene encoding porphobilinogen synthase, with the translated sequence MELQFSRHRRLRTSANMRALVRETHLHAEDFIYPLFIIEGENIKNEVPSMPGVFQISMDLLGPEIDEIVSLGIKSVILFGVPATKDECGSGAYHDHGIVQVATRLIKERHSELIVVADTCLCEYTSHGHCGVVEGNRVLNDPSLELLVQTAVSQAKAGADIIAPSNMMDGFVAAIRAGLDEAGFKEVPVMSYAVKYSSAFYGPFRDAADSTPQFGDRKTYQMDPANRLEAMREAESDVLEGADFLIVKPGLPYLDIVRDVKNNFNLPVVIYNVSGEYAMVKGAAQNGWIDEKAVVLEMLTGMKRAGADLIITYFAKDAARWLKEQ